From Natrinema salaciae, the proteins below share one genomic window:
- a CDS encoding CBS domain-containing protein gives MPEIKSIVRESVVSAAPSTSLTDIAQLMEDESVGSVVIATEERPQGIVTDRDIALAAAARGDDPETATAADVMSEDVVTVDADSGIFEVLRAMTDANVRRIPATDADGELAGIVTFDDFVVLLGRELKLLGDVVEAEIPPYEHS, from the coding sequence CCCGAAATCAAGTCAATCGTCCGCGAATCGGTTGTGAGCGCGGCCCCGAGCACCTCCTTGACCGACATCGCGCAGCTGATGGAAGACGAGAGCGTCGGCAGCGTCGTGATCGCTACGGAGGAACGCCCGCAGGGAATCGTCACGGATCGCGATATCGCACTCGCGGCGGCCGCTCGCGGGGACGATCCCGAGACGGCGACCGCCGCGGACGTGATGAGCGAAGACGTCGTGACGGTCGACGCCGACAGCGGCATCTTCGAGGTGCTCCGCGCGATGACGGACGCGAACGTGCGGCGGATCCCGGCAACCGATGCGGACGGCGAGCTCGCCGGAATCGTTACGTTCGACGACTTCGTCGTCCTGCTCGGCCGCGAACTCAAACTGCTCGGTGACGTCGTCGAAGCTGAAATCCCGCCCTACGAACACTCCTGA